In Brienomyrus brachyistius isolate T26 chromosome 14, BBRACH_0.4, whole genome shotgun sequence, the following proteins share a genomic window:
- the msh4 gene encoding mutS protein homolog 4 isoform X2, which produces MLRSSTEEVSAGDSSVSGRSSGSPWPQPGGSSQTSLRSWTSTSSLHDLTTASTDRDIQGPQASKDSYQGDLSSIAGRISSSALVSARSGSSVWSRGTPRLHKTPYSAGPRGVLNIRTPHADHTETTCSSAASSAVSSVIVAVVEGRGLARGEIGMASINLKFPELVLSQFADTGSYAKVITKLHIQSPLEVLMPDTAKEKGKGTKLYSLLTENFQAAAFTAIQRKYFNEKKGLEYIQQLCAPEFSTVLMEVQAKYYCLAAASALLKYFEFVQNSIYAPKSLKVTFKGSEQTAMIDSTSACNLELVINNRNHRSEYTLLGVLNYTKTPGGGRRLRSNILEPLVDVNSINTRLDAVQELLRDEKLFFGMKSAIGHFLDIDQLLSVLVQIPKQETVQVAEMKIVHVIQLKHTLELITPLKGVLKTCQTALLKAYYSSLEDSRFDSILEQIKTVINDDISYTKGSLNMRTQKCYAVRPNINEFLDIARRAYTEIVDDIAGLVADMGERHGLPLRTSFSAARGFFVQMKLEGVALPGGQLPAEFIKVTKHRNNYSFTTADLIKMNDHCEEALREIFHMSYVVVCQLLSAVHEHVHCLYKLSDAVSMLDMLLSLANVCTVSDYVRPEFTDTLAIKQGRHPILERISGQQPVSNNSYISEGTNFVIITGPNMSGKSTYLKQVALCQIMAQIGSFVPAEYASFRIADQIFTRIGVDDDFETNSSTFMVEMKEISYIIHNVSDRSLVIIDELGRGTSAEEGVGICHSVCEYLLNCKAFTLFATHFLELCHLEMLYPNVENQHMEVQHTRAASSDAETVIYTYTLSRGCSEERNYGLKAAEITALPLSVIQEARQVASRVSQQLWAKQHSDPEVLCQQAVYRLATRLLQTARNSRLDSDSLRIYLKDLKRQYEAELQVAEETVSMDTKQ; this is translated from the exons ATGCTCCGCAGCAGTACAGAGGAGGTGAGCGCAGGTGACAGCTCCGTGTCCGGCCGGAGTAGCGGGTCCCCTTGGCCGCAGCCCGGCGGATCTTCCCAGACGAGCCTGAGGTCGTGGACGTCGACTTCATCTCTGCACGACTTGACGACTGCGAGCACAGACAGAGACATTCAGGGGCCACAGGCCTCGAAAG ACTCTTACCAAGGGGACTTGAGTTCGATCGCCGGCAGGATTAGCTCGTCTGCCCTCGTCTCAGCCCGTAGTGGCTCTTCTGTCTGGAGCAGGGGGACCCCACGGTTACATAAAACCCCATACTCCgctgggcccaggggtgtgcttaATATACGGACTCCGCATGCTGACCATACCG AGACCACCTGCTCTTCAGCTGCTTCTAGCGCTGTTTCCTCTGTGATCGTGGCAGTGGTTGAGGGGCGAGGCCTGGCGCGTGGCGAGATTGGCATGGCCAGTATCAACCTGAAGTTCCCTGAGCTCGTTCTGTCTCAGTTCGCTGACACTGGGTCCTATGCCAAA GTTATCACCAAGCTGCACATTCAGAGCCCCTTGGAAGTACTGATGCCAGACACTGCAAAGGAGAAGGGCAAAGGAACTAAACTTTACAGCCTCCTCACTGAAAACTTCCAG GCTGCAGCCTTCACTGCCATCCAGAGAAAGTATTTCAATGAGAAGAAGGGGCTGGAGTACATTCAACAGTTGTGTGCACCTGAATTCAGCACTGTCTTGATGGAGGTGCAAGCAAA atACTACTGCCTGGCTGCTGCATCTGCTCTGTTGAAATACTTTGAGTTTGTTCAGAATTCCATATATGCACCCAAGTCTCTAAAAGTGACCTTCAAAGGCAGTGAGCAGACAGCCATGATTGACTCCACTTCTGCCTGCAATCTAGAACTGGTTATCAACAACAGAAACCACAG gaGTGAGTACACCTTGCTGGGGGTCCTGAACTACACTAAAACCCCGGGTGGAGGGCGGCGCCTGCGCTCTAACATTCTGGAGCCACTGGTGGATGTTAACAGCATCAACACTCGGCTGGATGCTGTGCAGGAGCTGCTGCGAGATGAGAAACTCTTCTTCGGCATGAAGAGTG CAATTGGACACTTTCTGGACATAGACCAGCTGCTCTCTGTTTTAGTACAGATCCCCAAACAGGAAACG GTTCAGGTGGCAGAGATGAAGATTGTGCATGTGATTCAGCTAAAACACACGCTGGAGCTAATCACACCACTTAAG GGAGTGCTGAAGACCTGTCAGACAGCCCTGCTTAAGGCCTACTACAGCTCCTTGGAGGACAGCAG GTTTGACAGCATCCTGGAACAGATCAAGACTGTAATAAATGATGACATTAGCTACACAAAAGGCAGCCTTAATATGCGCACCCAGAAGTGCTATGCTGTGCGACCTAACATCAATGAGTTTTTGGACATTGCTCGTCGAGCCTACACTGAGATTGTGGATGACATTGCAG GACTTGTGGCAGACATGGGGGAGAGACACGGATTGCCTCTCCGAACAAGTTTCAGCGCAGCCCGTGGTTTCTTTGTTCAAATGAAGCTGGAGGGGGTGGCCCTGCCTGGCGGACAGCTTCCAGCAGAATTCATCAAG GTTACAAAGCACCGGAACAACTACAGCTTCACCACTGCAGACCTCATCAAAATGAATGACCACTGTGAAGAAGCACTGAGGGAAATCTTCCACATGTCCTATGT GGTGGTCTGCCAGCTGCTGAGTGCAGTCCATGAGCATGTGCACTGCCTTTACAAGCTGTCTGATGCCGTCTCCATGCTGGACATGCTGTTGTCGTTGGCCAACGTTTGCACTGTCTCTGATTACG TGCGTCCTGAGTTCACAGACACTTTGGCAATCAAGCAGGGCCGACACCCCATCCTGGAGCGCATCTCTGGCCAGCAGCCTGTCTCCAATAACAGCTACATTTCAGAGGGTACCAACTTTGTCATTATCACCGGGCCCAACATGAGTGGCAAGTCCACTTACCTAAAGCAAGTGGCGCTGTGCCAAATCATGGCTCAGATAG GCTCCTTTGTTCCTGCTGAGTATGCCTCATTCCGAATAGCAGACCAGATTTTCACCAGGATAGGAGTGGACGATGACTTTGAGACAAATTCCTCTACCTTCATGGTGGAAATGAAGGAG ATATCATATATAATCCACAACGTGAGTGACCGATCTCTCGTCATCATAGATGAGTTGGGGAGGGGCACCAGTGCTGAGGAGGGGGTCGGCATATGCCACTCAGTCTGCGAGTACCTGCTCAACTGCAAG GCATTCACACTCTTTGCCACCCACTTCCTGGAGCTGTGCCATCTGGAGATGCTCTACCCCAATGTGGAGAATCAGCACATGGAAGTCCAACACACCCGAGCCGCCAGCTCTGACGCCGAGACCGTCATTTACACCTACACACTTAGCCGGGGCTGCTCAGAAGAAAGGAACTATG GTCTGAAGGCAGCAGAAATAACTGCATTGCCACTGTCTGTAATCCAGGAAGCTAGGCAGGTTGCCTCAAGAGTCAGCCAGCAGCTGTGG GCCAAACAGCACAGTGACCCCGAGGTTCTATGCCAGCAGGCAGTCTACCGCCTGGCCACCCGCCTCCTGCAAACTGCCAGAAACTCCAGACTGGATTCTGACAGTCTGCGCATTTACCTGAAGGACCTGAAGCGGCAATACGAGGCCGAGCTGCAGGTTGCCGAGGAGACTGTGTCCATGGACACAAAGCAATGA
- the msh4 gene encoding mutS protein homolog 4 isoform X1: protein MLRSSTEEVSAGDSSVSGRSSGSPWPQPGGSSQTSLRSWTSTSSLHDLTTASTDRDIQGPQASKDSYQGDLSSIAGRISSSALVSARSGSSVWSRGTPRLHKTPYSAGPRGVLNIRTPHADHTETTCSSAASSAVSSVIVAVVEGRGLARGEIGMASINLKFPELVLSQFADTGSYAKVITKLHIQSPLEVLMPDTAKEKGKGTKLYSLLTENFQAAAFTAIQRKYFNEKKGLEYIQQLCAPEFSTVLMEVQAKYYCLAAASALLKYFEFVQNSIYAPKSLKVTFKGSEQTAMIDSTSACNLELVINNRNHRSEYTLLGVLNYTKTPGGGRRLRSNILEPLVDVNSINTRLDAVQELLRDEKLFFGMKSAIGHFLDIDQLLSVLVQIPKQETVQVAEMKIVHVIQLKHTLELITPLKGVLKTCQTALLKAYYSSLEDSRFDSILEQIKTVINDDISYTKGSLNMRTQKCYAVRPNINEFLDIARRAYTEIVDDIAGLVADMGERHGLPLRTSFSAARGFFVQMKLEGVALPGGQLPAEFIKVTKHRNNYSFTTADLIKMNDHCEEALREIFHMSYVVVCQLLSAVHEHVHCLYKLSDAVSMLDMLLSLANVCTVSDYVRPEFTDTLAIKQGRHPILERISGQQPVSNNSYISEGTNFVIITGPNMSGKSTYLKQVALCQIMAQIGSFVPAEYASFRIADQIFTRIGVDDDFETNSSTFMVEMKEISYIIHNVSDRSLVIIDELGRGTSAEEGVGICHSVCEYLLNCKAFTLFATHFLELCHLEMLYPNVENQHMEVQHTRAASSDAETVIYTYTLSRGCSEERNYGTITTCQLPHSHPSASVKQCLKAAEITALPLSVIQEARQVASRVSQQLWAKQHSDPEVLCQQAVYRLATRLLQTARNSRLDSDSLRIYLKDLKRQYEAELQVAEETVSMDTKQ, encoded by the exons ATGCTCCGCAGCAGTACAGAGGAGGTGAGCGCAGGTGACAGCTCCGTGTCCGGCCGGAGTAGCGGGTCCCCTTGGCCGCAGCCCGGCGGATCTTCCCAGACGAGCCTGAGGTCGTGGACGTCGACTTCATCTCTGCACGACTTGACGACTGCGAGCACAGACAGAGACATTCAGGGGCCACAGGCCTCGAAAG ACTCTTACCAAGGGGACTTGAGTTCGATCGCCGGCAGGATTAGCTCGTCTGCCCTCGTCTCAGCCCGTAGTGGCTCTTCTGTCTGGAGCAGGGGGACCCCACGGTTACATAAAACCCCATACTCCgctgggcccaggggtgtgcttaATATACGGACTCCGCATGCTGACCATACCG AGACCACCTGCTCTTCAGCTGCTTCTAGCGCTGTTTCCTCTGTGATCGTGGCAGTGGTTGAGGGGCGAGGCCTGGCGCGTGGCGAGATTGGCATGGCCAGTATCAACCTGAAGTTCCCTGAGCTCGTTCTGTCTCAGTTCGCTGACACTGGGTCCTATGCCAAA GTTATCACCAAGCTGCACATTCAGAGCCCCTTGGAAGTACTGATGCCAGACACTGCAAAGGAGAAGGGCAAAGGAACTAAACTTTACAGCCTCCTCACTGAAAACTTCCAG GCTGCAGCCTTCACTGCCATCCAGAGAAAGTATTTCAATGAGAAGAAGGGGCTGGAGTACATTCAACAGTTGTGTGCACCTGAATTCAGCACTGTCTTGATGGAGGTGCAAGCAAA atACTACTGCCTGGCTGCTGCATCTGCTCTGTTGAAATACTTTGAGTTTGTTCAGAATTCCATATATGCACCCAAGTCTCTAAAAGTGACCTTCAAAGGCAGTGAGCAGACAGCCATGATTGACTCCACTTCTGCCTGCAATCTAGAACTGGTTATCAACAACAGAAACCACAG gaGTGAGTACACCTTGCTGGGGGTCCTGAACTACACTAAAACCCCGGGTGGAGGGCGGCGCCTGCGCTCTAACATTCTGGAGCCACTGGTGGATGTTAACAGCATCAACACTCGGCTGGATGCTGTGCAGGAGCTGCTGCGAGATGAGAAACTCTTCTTCGGCATGAAGAGTG CAATTGGACACTTTCTGGACATAGACCAGCTGCTCTCTGTTTTAGTACAGATCCCCAAACAGGAAACG GTTCAGGTGGCAGAGATGAAGATTGTGCATGTGATTCAGCTAAAACACACGCTGGAGCTAATCACACCACTTAAG GGAGTGCTGAAGACCTGTCAGACAGCCCTGCTTAAGGCCTACTACAGCTCCTTGGAGGACAGCAG GTTTGACAGCATCCTGGAACAGATCAAGACTGTAATAAATGATGACATTAGCTACACAAAAGGCAGCCTTAATATGCGCACCCAGAAGTGCTATGCTGTGCGACCTAACATCAATGAGTTTTTGGACATTGCTCGTCGAGCCTACACTGAGATTGTGGATGACATTGCAG GACTTGTGGCAGACATGGGGGAGAGACACGGATTGCCTCTCCGAACAAGTTTCAGCGCAGCCCGTGGTTTCTTTGTTCAAATGAAGCTGGAGGGGGTGGCCCTGCCTGGCGGACAGCTTCCAGCAGAATTCATCAAG GTTACAAAGCACCGGAACAACTACAGCTTCACCACTGCAGACCTCATCAAAATGAATGACCACTGTGAAGAAGCACTGAGGGAAATCTTCCACATGTCCTATGT GGTGGTCTGCCAGCTGCTGAGTGCAGTCCATGAGCATGTGCACTGCCTTTACAAGCTGTCTGATGCCGTCTCCATGCTGGACATGCTGTTGTCGTTGGCCAACGTTTGCACTGTCTCTGATTACG TGCGTCCTGAGTTCACAGACACTTTGGCAATCAAGCAGGGCCGACACCCCATCCTGGAGCGCATCTCTGGCCAGCAGCCTGTCTCCAATAACAGCTACATTTCAGAGGGTACCAACTTTGTCATTATCACCGGGCCCAACATGAGTGGCAAGTCCACTTACCTAAAGCAAGTGGCGCTGTGCCAAATCATGGCTCAGATAG GCTCCTTTGTTCCTGCTGAGTATGCCTCATTCCGAATAGCAGACCAGATTTTCACCAGGATAGGAGTGGACGATGACTTTGAGACAAATTCCTCTACCTTCATGGTGGAAATGAAGGAG ATATCATATATAATCCACAACGTGAGTGACCGATCTCTCGTCATCATAGATGAGTTGGGGAGGGGCACCAGTGCTGAGGAGGGGGTCGGCATATGCCACTCAGTCTGCGAGTACCTGCTCAACTGCAAG GCATTCACACTCTTTGCCACCCACTTCCTGGAGCTGTGCCATCTGGAGATGCTCTACCCCAATGTGGAGAATCAGCACATGGAAGTCCAACACACCCGAGCCGCCAGCTCTGACGCCGAGACCGTCATTTACACCTACACACTTAGCCGGGGCTGCTCAGAAGAAAGGAACTATGGTACTATTACAACTTGTCAGCTGCCACATAGCCATCCATCAGCATCTGTGAAACAAT GTCTGAAGGCAGCAGAAATAACTGCATTGCCACTGTCTGTAATCCAGGAAGCTAGGCAGGTTGCCTCAAGAGTCAGCCAGCAGCTGTGG GCCAAACAGCACAGTGACCCCGAGGTTCTATGCCAGCAGGCAGTCTACCGCCTGGCCACCCGCCTCCTGCAAACTGCCAGAAACTCCAGACTGGATTCTGACAGTCTGCGCATTTACCTGAAGGACCTGAAGCGGCAATACGAGGCCGAGCTGCAGGTTGCCGAGGAGACTGTGTCCATGGACACAAAGCAATGA
- the msh4 gene encoding mutS protein homolog 4 isoform X3, protein MLRSSTEEVSAGDSSVSGRSSGSPWPQPGGSSQTSLRSWTSTSSLHDLTTASTDRDIQGPQASKDSYQGDLSSIAGRISSSALVSARSGSSVWSRGTPRLHKTPYSAGPRGVLNIRTPHADHTETTCSSAASSAVSSVIVAVVEGRGLARGEIGMASINLKFPELVLSQFADTGSYAKVITKLHIQSPLEVLMPDTAKEKGKGTKLYSLLTENFQAAAFTAIQRKYFNEKKGLEYIQQLCAPEFSTVLMEVQAKYYCLAAASALLKYFEFVQNSIYAPKSLKVTFKGSEQTAMIDSTSACNLELVINNRNHRSEYTLLGVLNYTKTPGGGRRLRSNILEPLVDVNSINTRLDAVQELLRDEKLFFGMKSAIGHFLDIDQLLSVLVQIPKQETVQVAEMKIVHVIQLKHTLELITPLKGVLKTCQTALLKAYYSSLEDSRFDSILEQIKTVINDDISYTKGSLNMRTQKCYAVRPNINEFLDIARRAYTEIVDDIAGLVADMGERHGLPLRTSFSAARGFFVQMKLEGVALPGGQLPAEFIKVTKHRNNYSFTTADLIKMNDHCEEALREIFHMSYVVVCQLLSAVHEHVHCLYKLSDAVSMLDMLLSLANVCTVSDYVRPEFTDTLAIKQGRHPILERISGQQPVSNNSYISEGTNFVIITGPNMSGKSTYLKQVALCQIMAQIGSFVPAEYASFRIADQIFTRIGVDDDFETNSSTFMVEMKEMSWGGAPVLRRGSAYATQSASTCSTARHSHSLPPTSWSCAIWRCSTPMWRISTWKSNTPEPPALTPRPSFTPTHLAGAAQKKGTMAKQHSDPEVLCQQAVYRLATRLLQTARNSRLDSDSLRIYLKDLKRQYEAELQVAEETVSMDTKQ, encoded by the exons ATGCTCCGCAGCAGTACAGAGGAGGTGAGCGCAGGTGACAGCTCCGTGTCCGGCCGGAGTAGCGGGTCCCCTTGGCCGCAGCCCGGCGGATCTTCCCAGACGAGCCTGAGGTCGTGGACGTCGACTTCATCTCTGCACGACTTGACGACTGCGAGCACAGACAGAGACATTCAGGGGCCACAGGCCTCGAAAG ACTCTTACCAAGGGGACTTGAGTTCGATCGCCGGCAGGATTAGCTCGTCTGCCCTCGTCTCAGCCCGTAGTGGCTCTTCTGTCTGGAGCAGGGGGACCCCACGGTTACATAAAACCCCATACTCCgctgggcccaggggtgtgcttaATATACGGACTCCGCATGCTGACCATACCG AGACCACCTGCTCTTCAGCTGCTTCTAGCGCTGTTTCCTCTGTGATCGTGGCAGTGGTTGAGGGGCGAGGCCTGGCGCGTGGCGAGATTGGCATGGCCAGTATCAACCTGAAGTTCCCTGAGCTCGTTCTGTCTCAGTTCGCTGACACTGGGTCCTATGCCAAA GTTATCACCAAGCTGCACATTCAGAGCCCCTTGGAAGTACTGATGCCAGACACTGCAAAGGAGAAGGGCAAAGGAACTAAACTTTACAGCCTCCTCACTGAAAACTTCCAG GCTGCAGCCTTCACTGCCATCCAGAGAAAGTATTTCAATGAGAAGAAGGGGCTGGAGTACATTCAACAGTTGTGTGCACCTGAATTCAGCACTGTCTTGATGGAGGTGCAAGCAAA atACTACTGCCTGGCTGCTGCATCTGCTCTGTTGAAATACTTTGAGTTTGTTCAGAATTCCATATATGCACCCAAGTCTCTAAAAGTGACCTTCAAAGGCAGTGAGCAGACAGCCATGATTGACTCCACTTCTGCCTGCAATCTAGAACTGGTTATCAACAACAGAAACCACAG gaGTGAGTACACCTTGCTGGGGGTCCTGAACTACACTAAAACCCCGGGTGGAGGGCGGCGCCTGCGCTCTAACATTCTGGAGCCACTGGTGGATGTTAACAGCATCAACACTCGGCTGGATGCTGTGCAGGAGCTGCTGCGAGATGAGAAACTCTTCTTCGGCATGAAGAGTG CAATTGGACACTTTCTGGACATAGACCAGCTGCTCTCTGTTTTAGTACAGATCCCCAAACAGGAAACG GTTCAGGTGGCAGAGATGAAGATTGTGCATGTGATTCAGCTAAAACACACGCTGGAGCTAATCACACCACTTAAG GGAGTGCTGAAGACCTGTCAGACAGCCCTGCTTAAGGCCTACTACAGCTCCTTGGAGGACAGCAG GTTTGACAGCATCCTGGAACAGATCAAGACTGTAATAAATGATGACATTAGCTACACAAAAGGCAGCCTTAATATGCGCACCCAGAAGTGCTATGCTGTGCGACCTAACATCAATGAGTTTTTGGACATTGCTCGTCGAGCCTACACTGAGATTGTGGATGACATTGCAG GACTTGTGGCAGACATGGGGGAGAGACACGGATTGCCTCTCCGAACAAGTTTCAGCGCAGCCCGTGGTTTCTTTGTTCAAATGAAGCTGGAGGGGGTGGCCCTGCCTGGCGGACAGCTTCCAGCAGAATTCATCAAG GTTACAAAGCACCGGAACAACTACAGCTTCACCACTGCAGACCTCATCAAAATGAATGACCACTGTGAAGAAGCACTGAGGGAAATCTTCCACATGTCCTATGT GGTGGTCTGCCAGCTGCTGAGTGCAGTCCATGAGCATGTGCACTGCCTTTACAAGCTGTCTGATGCCGTCTCCATGCTGGACATGCTGTTGTCGTTGGCCAACGTTTGCACTGTCTCTGATTACG TGCGTCCTGAGTTCACAGACACTTTGGCAATCAAGCAGGGCCGACACCCCATCCTGGAGCGCATCTCTGGCCAGCAGCCTGTCTCCAATAACAGCTACATTTCAGAGGGTACCAACTTTGTCATTATCACCGGGCCCAACATGAGTGGCAAGTCCACTTACCTAAAGCAAGTGGCGCTGTGCCAAATCATGGCTCAGATAG GCTCCTTTGTTCCTGCTGAGTATGCCTCATTCCGAATAGCAGACCAGATTTTCACCAGGATAGGAGTGGACGATGACTTTGAGACAAATTCCTCTACCTTCATGGTGGAAATGAAGGAG ATGAGTTGGGGAGGGGCACCAGTGCTGAGGAGGGGGTCGGCATATGCCACTCAGTCTGCGAGTACCTGCTCAACTGCAAG GCATTCACACTCTTTGCCACCCACTTCCTGGAGCTGTGCCATCTGGAGATGCTCTACCCCAATGTGGAGAATCAGCACATGGAAGTCCAACACACCCGAGCCGCCAGCTCTGACGCCGAGACCGTCATTTACACCTACACACTTAGCCGGGGCTGCTCAGAAGAAAGGAACTATG GCCAAACAGCACAGTGACCCCGAGGTTCTATGCCAGCAGGCAGTCTACCGCCTGGCCACCCGCCTCCTGCAAACTGCCAGAAACTCCAGACTGGATTCTGACAGTCTGCGCATTTACCTGAAGGACCTGAAGCGGCAATACGAGGCCGAGCTGCAGGTTGCCGAGGAGACTGTGTCCATGGACACAAAGCAATGA
- the msh4 gene encoding mutS protein homolog 4 isoform X4, with product MLRSSTEEVSAGDSSVSGRSSGSPWPQPGGSSQTSLRSWTSTSSLHDLTTASTDRDIQGPQASKDSYQGDLSSIAGRISSSALVSARSGSSVWSRGTPRLHKTPYSAGPRGVLNIRTPHADHTETTCSSAASSAVSSVIVAVVEGRGLARGEIGMASINLKFPELVLSQFADTGSYAKVITKLHIQSPLEVLMPDTAKEKGKGTKLYSLLTENFQAAAFTAIQRKYFNEKKGLEYIQQLCAPEFSTVLMEVQAKYYCLAAASALLKYFEFVQNSIYAPKSLKVTFKGSEQTAMIDSTSACNLELVINNRNHRSEYTLLGVLNYTKTPGGGRRLRSNILEPLVDVNSINTRLDAVQELLRDEKLFFGMKSAIGHFLDIDQLLSVLVQIPKQETVQVAEMKIVHVIQLKHTLELITPLKGVLKTCQTALLKAYYSSLEDSRFDSILEQIKTVINDDISYTKGSLNMRTQKCYAVRPNINEFLDIARRAYTEIVDDIAGLVADMGERHGLPLRTSFSAARGFFVQMKLEGVALPGGQLPAEFIKVTKHRNNYSFTTADLIKMNDHCEEALREIFHMSYVVVCQLLSAVHEHVHCLYKLSDAVSMLDMLLSLANVCTVSDYVRPEFTDTLAIKQGRHPILERISGQQPVSNNSYISEGTNFVIITGPNMSGKSTYLKQVALCQIMAQIGSFVPAEYASFRIADQIFTRIGVDDDFETNSSTFMVEMKEISYIIHNVSDRSLVIIDELGRGTSAEEGVGICHSVCEYLLNCKAFTLFATHFLELCHLEMLYPNVENQHMEVQHTRAASSDAETVIYTYTLSRGCSEERNYGQTAQ from the exons ATGCTCCGCAGCAGTACAGAGGAGGTGAGCGCAGGTGACAGCTCCGTGTCCGGCCGGAGTAGCGGGTCCCCTTGGCCGCAGCCCGGCGGATCTTCCCAGACGAGCCTGAGGTCGTGGACGTCGACTTCATCTCTGCACGACTTGACGACTGCGAGCACAGACAGAGACATTCAGGGGCCACAGGCCTCGAAAG ACTCTTACCAAGGGGACTTGAGTTCGATCGCCGGCAGGATTAGCTCGTCTGCCCTCGTCTCAGCCCGTAGTGGCTCTTCTGTCTGGAGCAGGGGGACCCCACGGTTACATAAAACCCCATACTCCgctgggcccaggggtgtgcttaATATACGGACTCCGCATGCTGACCATACCG AGACCACCTGCTCTTCAGCTGCTTCTAGCGCTGTTTCCTCTGTGATCGTGGCAGTGGTTGAGGGGCGAGGCCTGGCGCGTGGCGAGATTGGCATGGCCAGTATCAACCTGAAGTTCCCTGAGCTCGTTCTGTCTCAGTTCGCTGACACTGGGTCCTATGCCAAA GTTATCACCAAGCTGCACATTCAGAGCCCCTTGGAAGTACTGATGCCAGACACTGCAAAGGAGAAGGGCAAAGGAACTAAACTTTACAGCCTCCTCACTGAAAACTTCCAG GCTGCAGCCTTCACTGCCATCCAGAGAAAGTATTTCAATGAGAAGAAGGGGCTGGAGTACATTCAACAGTTGTGTGCACCTGAATTCAGCACTGTCTTGATGGAGGTGCAAGCAAA atACTACTGCCTGGCTGCTGCATCTGCTCTGTTGAAATACTTTGAGTTTGTTCAGAATTCCATATATGCACCCAAGTCTCTAAAAGTGACCTTCAAAGGCAGTGAGCAGACAGCCATGATTGACTCCACTTCTGCCTGCAATCTAGAACTGGTTATCAACAACAGAAACCACAG gaGTGAGTACACCTTGCTGGGGGTCCTGAACTACACTAAAACCCCGGGTGGAGGGCGGCGCCTGCGCTCTAACATTCTGGAGCCACTGGTGGATGTTAACAGCATCAACACTCGGCTGGATGCTGTGCAGGAGCTGCTGCGAGATGAGAAACTCTTCTTCGGCATGAAGAGTG CAATTGGACACTTTCTGGACATAGACCAGCTGCTCTCTGTTTTAGTACAGATCCCCAAACAGGAAACG GTTCAGGTGGCAGAGATGAAGATTGTGCATGTGATTCAGCTAAAACACACGCTGGAGCTAATCACACCACTTAAG GGAGTGCTGAAGACCTGTCAGACAGCCCTGCTTAAGGCCTACTACAGCTCCTTGGAGGACAGCAG GTTTGACAGCATCCTGGAACAGATCAAGACTGTAATAAATGATGACATTAGCTACACAAAAGGCAGCCTTAATATGCGCACCCAGAAGTGCTATGCTGTGCGACCTAACATCAATGAGTTTTTGGACATTGCTCGTCGAGCCTACACTGAGATTGTGGATGACATTGCAG GACTTGTGGCAGACATGGGGGAGAGACACGGATTGCCTCTCCGAACAAGTTTCAGCGCAGCCCGTGGTTTCTTTGTTCAAATGAAGCTGGAGGGGGTGGCCCTGCCTGGCGGACAGCTTCCAGCAGAATTCATCAAG GTTACAAAGCACCGGAACAACTACAGCTTCACCACTGCAGACCTCATCAAAATGAATGACCACTGTGAAGAAGCACTGAGGGAAATCTTCCACATGTCCTATGT GGTGGTCTGCCAGCTGCTGAGTGCAGTCCATGAGCATGTGCACTGCCTTTACAAGCTGTCTGATGCCGTCTCCATGCTGGACATGCTGTTGTCGTTGGCCAACGTTTGCACTGTCTCTGATTACG TGCGTCCTGAGTTCACAGACACTTTGGCAATCAAGCAGGGCCGACACCCCATCCTGGAGCGCATCTCTGGCCAGCAGCCTGTCTCCAATAACAGCTACATTTCAGAGGGTACCAACTTTGTCATTATCACCGGGCCCAACATGAGTGGCAAGTCCACTTACCTAAAGCAAGTGGCGCTGTGCCAAATCATGGCTCAGATAG GCTCCTTTGTTCCTGCTGAGTATGCCTCATTCCGAATAGCAGACCAGATTTTCACCAGGATAGGAGTGGACGATGACTTTGAGACAAATTCCTCTACCTTCATGGTGGAAATGAAGGAG ATATCATATATAATCCACAACGTGAGTGACCGATCTCTCGTCATCATAGATGAGTTGGGGAGGGGCACCAGTGCTGAGGAGGGGGTCGGCATATGCCACTCAGTCTGCGAGTACCTGCTCAACTGCAAG GCATTCACACTCTTTGCCACCCACTTCCTGGAGCTGTGCCATCTGGAGATGCTCTACCCCAATGTGGAGAATCAGCACATGGAAGTCCAACACACCCGAGCCGCCAGCTCTGACGCCGAGACCGTCATTTACACCTACACACTTAGCCGGGGCTGCTCAGAAGAAAGGAACTATG GCCAAACAGCACAGTGA